A region of Halictus rubicundus isolate RS-2024b chromosome 17, iyHalRubi1_principal, whole genome shotgun sequence DNA encodes the following proteins:
- the LOC143362636 gene encoding protein SERAC1 isoform X4 produces MGLQTCKKYVYYLKSTGICIVVMGSCWFMYQLRQVSQILRSTVPVNVLNLEQTHAQYIYIDDPRYKDVFMFRQTENLQSSIPVQSPSFSHIVMKWWKSLTRNVAYKLLHIAQHGDQIERLKAINMLNSLQYLKDWHYRHIAQMLDARTAVCLARMPNVDSRFFLKPPYYYIEHKLYDVVEKVHYLLLHLNTLSKNTHPCLIYFLNKKFRDSQRDGLIFEHDLTSIGLAASPAIIWDQGLLQNCVQALCHHSCLEQYSKDIVEAGGLPILMMLKKIFNDNINMCILLAKIISNISLHSEYLEQVFQAGWISTLVEWSCNPDVRLSAPASRALANLDVDETENVKYPRRIYLLHPLHKTKTNTKLDVVFLHGLLGGVFITWRQRDEDIYVHGVVGLDNACMKKCERDRRHRTQCWPKDWLPEDVPYIRVIGVNYDSNLSMWTPLCPIEGMKSTLSERSGEYVGKLVTAGIGIRPTVWVCHSMGGLLVKKMLVDEWKNGDKNNICKNTRGIIFYSTPHRGSRMAVLKQATQMLLWPSVEVQELREESPHLLQLHEEFLNMLKEFPIEIVSFSETKSTLVTALKVPFQFVTPNSADPGIGEFYEIAQDHLSICKPANRHSFLYQKLLSILKRHVTPNEETKVSLVMELLSLPSKLF; encoded by the exons ATGGGGTTACAAACTTGCAAAAAATATGTTTACTACTTGAAATCGACTGGAATTTGTATCGTTGTGATGGG aaGCTGTTGGTTTATGTACCAATTACGACAAGTGTCACAAATTTTACGGTCTACTGTACCTGTTAATGTCTTAAATTTAGAGCAAACGCACGCACAATACATTTACATTGACGATCCCCGGTATAAAG ATGTGTTTATGTTTcgacaaactgaaaatttaCAGTCATCTATACCAGTGCAATCGCCTTCTTTCAGTCATATAGTAATGAAATGGTGGAAATCATTAACTCGTAATGTAGCATATAAATTATTACACATAGCTCAACATGGAGACCAAATTGAACGATTGAAAGCGATAAATATGTTAAATTCATTACAATATTTAAAAG atTGGCATTATCGTCATATTGCACAAATGTTGGATGCCAGAACAGCAGTATGTTTGGCAAGAATGCCAAACGTTGACTCAAGATTTTTTTTAAAGCCACCATACTATTATATAGAACATaaattatat GATGTAGTAGAAAAAGTACATTATTTGCTTCTTCATTTGAATACACTATCAAAAAATACTCATCCATGCCTTAtttactttttaaataaaaaattcagaGACTCGCAACGT GATGGTTTGATATTCGAACACGATTTAACAAGCATAGGATTAGCTGCTTCTCCAGCTATAATATGGGATCAGGGTCTATTACAGAACTGTGTTCAAGCATTGTGCCACCACTCATGCCTCGAACAATATAGTAAAG ATATTGTGGAAGCAGGAGGACTTCCGATATTGATgatgttgaaaaaaatttttaacgacAACATTAACATGTGCATATTGCTTGCGAAGATCATTTCTAACATTTCTCTTCATTCAGAATATTTAGAACAGGTTTTCCAAGCCG GGTGGATTAGTACGTTGGTAGAATGGTCTTGTAATCCTGACGTACGATTGTCCGCACCTGCAAGTCGTGCATTGGCAAATTTAGATGTAGATGAAACAGAAAATGTTAAATATCCAAGGCGCATTTATCTCCTTCACCCtttacataaaacaaaaacaaatacaaaattaGATGTTGTTTTTCTCCATGGACTTCTCGGCGGTGTATTTATAACGTGGAGACAAAGAGATGAAGATATATATGTTCATGGGGTTGTAGGTTT gGATAATGCGTGTATGAAAAAATGTGAACGCGATAGGAGGCATAGAACGCAATGTTGGCCTAAAGATTGGCTACCCGAAGATGTCCCATACATCAGAGTCATTGGAGTGAATTATGATTCAAATTTGTCAATGTGGACTCCTTTGTGCCCGATAGAAGGCATGAA GTCCACTTTGAGTGAGAGAAGCGGAGAATATGTTGGGAAACTTGTAACCGCAGGTATTGGAATACGACCAACTGTATGGGTCTGTCACTCAATGGGTGGTTTACTAGTAAAAAAGATGCTCGTTGATG AATGGAAAAATGgcgataaaaataatatatgtaaaaatactcgcggtataatattttatagtaCACCCCATCGAGGTTCTCGTATGGCAGTTTTAAAGCAAGCAACGCAGATGCTCTTGTGGCCATCGGTAGAAGTGCAAGAACTTCGTGAag AATCACCGCATTTGTTGCAATTGCATGAAGAATTCCTGAACATGTTGAAGGAATTTCCTATAGAAATCGTCAGTTTTAGTGAAACTAAATCTACACTTGTGACTGCACTAAAAGTTCCATTTCAATTCGTTACTCCTAATTCCGCAG ACCCTGGCATAGgtgaattttatgaaattgcTCAAGACCATTTATCCATATGTAAACCAGCTAACAG ACATTCCTTCTTGTATCAAAAACTTTTGAGCATTCTGAAACGTCACGTAACTCCCAACGAAGAAACAAAAGTTTCATTGGTTATGGAACTATTATCCTTGCCGAGCAAGTTATTTTAA
- the LOC143362636 gene encoding protein SERAC1 isoform X2, with protein sequence MYQLRQVSQILRSTVPVNVLNLEQTHAQYIYIDDPRYKDVFMFRQTENLQSSIPVQSPSFSHIVMKWWKSLTRNVAYKLLHIAQHGDQIERLKAINMLNSLQYLKDWHYRHIAQMLDARTAVCLARMPNVDSRFFLKPPYYYIEHKLYDVVEKVHYLLLHLNTLSKNTHPCLIYFLNKKFRDSQRDGLIFEHDLTSIGLAASPAIIWDQGLLQNCVQALCHHSCLEQYSKDIVEAGGLPILMMLKKIFNDNINMCILLAKIISNISLHSEYLEQVFQAGWISTLVEWSCNPDVRLSAPASRALANLDVDETENVKYPRRIYLLHPLHKTKTNTKLDVVFLHGLLGGVFITWRQRDEDIYVHGVVDPYVVDKGTDNSINHLSIIIGEQSQEFLRDLAYDLRRHEWEKLGQDFEIILDDFPQNTNQNARGPYSCSGDNACMKKCERDRRHRTQCWPKDWLPEDVPYIRVIGVNYDSNLSMWTPLCPIEGMKSTLSERSGEYVGKLVTAGIGIRPTVWVCHSMGGLLVKKMLVDEWKNGDKNNICKNTRGIIFYSTPHRGSRMAVLKQATQMLLWPSVEVQELREESPHLLQLHEEFLNMLKEFPIEIVSFSETKSTLVTALKVPFQFVTPNSADPGIGEFYEIAQDHLSICKPANRHSFLYQKLLSILKRHVTPNEETKVSLVMELLSLPSKLF encoded by the exons ATGTACCAATTACGACAAGTGTCACAAATTTTACGGTCTACTGTACCTGTTAATGTCTTAAATTTAGAGCAAACGCACGCACAATACATTTACATTGACGATCCCCGGTATAAAG ATGTGTTTATGTTTcgacaaactgaaaatttaCAGTCATCTATACCAGTGCAATCGCCTTCTTTCAGTCATATAGTAATGAAATGGTGGAAATCATTAACTCGTAATGTAGCATATAAATTATTACACATAGCTCAACATGGAGACCAAATTGAACGATTGAAAGCGATAAATATGTTAAATTCATTACAATATTTAAAAG atTGGCATTATCGTCATATTGCACAAATGTTGGATGCCAGAACAGCAGTATGTTTGGCAAGAATGCCAAACGTTGACTCAAGATTTTTTTTAAAGCCACCATACTATTATATAGAACATaaattatat GATGTAGTAGAAAAAGTACATTATTTGCTTCTTCATTTGAATACACTATCAAAAAATACTCATCCATGCCTTAtttactttttaaataaaaaattcagaGACTCGCAACGT GATGGTTTGATATTCGAACACGATTTAACAAGCATAGGATTAGCTGCTTCTCCAGCTATAATATGGGATCAGGGTCTATTACAGAACTGTGTTCAAGCATTGTGCCACCACTCATGCCTCGAACAATATAGTAAAG ATATTGTGGAAGCAGGAGGACTTCCGATATTGATgatgttgaaaaaaatttttaacgacAACATTAACATGTGCATATTGCTTGCGAAGATCATTTCTAACATTTCTCTTCATTCAGAATATTTAGAACAGGTTTTCCAAGCCG GGTGGATTAGTACGTTGGTAGAATGGTCTTGTAATCCTGACGTACGATTGTCCGCACCTGCAAGTCGTGCATTGGCAAATTTAGATGTAGATGAAACAGAAAATGTTAAATATCCAAGGCGCATTTATCTCCTTCACCCtttacataaaacaaaaacaaatacaaaattaGATGTTGTTTTTCTCCATGGACTTCTCGGCGGTGTATTTATAACGTGGAGACAAAGAGATGAAGATATATATGTTCATGGGGTTGTAG ATCCTTATGTGGTGGATAAAGGAACCGATAACTCAATCAATCATCTATCAATCATCATAGGCGAACAATCACAAGAATTTTTAAGAGACTTAGCATACGATTTAAGAAGGCATGAATGGGAAAAACTAGGACAagattttgaaataattttagatGATTTTCCTCAAAATACTAATCAGAATGCGCGTGGACCATACTCCTGTAGCGG gGATAATGCGTGTATGAAAAAATGTGAACGCGATAGGAGGCATAGAACGCAATGTTGGCCTAAAGATTGGCTACCCGAAGATGTCCCATACATCAGAGTCATTGGAGTGAATTATGATTCAAATTTGTCAATGTGGACTCCTTTGTGCCCGATAGAAGGCATGAA GTCCACTTTGAGTGAGAGAAGCGGAGAATATGTTGGGAAACTTGTAACCGCAGGTATTGGAATACGACCAACTGTATGGGTCTGTCACTCAATGGGTGGTTTACTAGTAAAAAAGATGCTCGTTGATG AATGGAAAAATGgcgataaaaataatatatgtaaaaatactcgcggtataatattttatagtaCACCCCATCGAGGTTCTCGTATGGCAGTTTTAAAGCAAGCAACGCAGATGCTCTTGTGGCCATCGGTAGAAGTGCAAGAACTTCGTGAag AATCACCGCATTTGTTGCAATTGCATGAAGAATTCCTGAACATGTTGAAGGAATTTCCTATAGAAATCGTCAGTTTTAGTGAAACTAAATCTACACTTGTGACTGCACTAAAAGTTCCATTTCAATTCGTTACTCCTAATTCCGCAG ACCCTGGCATAGgtgaattttatgaaattgcTCAAGACCATTTATCCATATGTAAACCAGCTAACAG ACATTCCTTCTTGTATCAAAAACTTTTGAGCATTCTGAAACGTCACGTAACTCCCAACGAAGAAACAAAAGTTTCATTGGTTATGGAACTATTATCCTTGCCGAGCAAGTTATTTTAA
- the LOC143362636 gene encoding protein SERAC1 isoform X1: MGLQTCKKYVYYLKSTGICIVVMGSCWFMYQLRQVSQILRSTVPVNVLNLEQTHAQYIYIDDPRYKDVFMFRQTENLQSSIPVQSPSFSHIVMKWWKSLTRNVAYKLLHIAQHGDQIERLKAINMLNSLQYLKDWHYRHIAQMLDARTAVCLARMPNVDSRFFLKPPYYYIEHKLYDVVEKVHYLLLHLNTLSKNTHPCLIYFLNKKFRDSQRDGLIFEHDLTSIGLAASPAIIWDQGLLQNCVQALCHHSCLEQYSKDIVEAGGLPILMMLKKIFNDNINMCILLAKIISNISLHSEYLEQVFQAGWISTLVEWSCNPDVRLSAPASRALANLDVDETENVKYPRRIYLLHPLHKTKTNTKLDVVFLHGLLGGVFITWRQRDEDIYVHGVVDPYVVDKGTDNSINHLSIIIGEQSQEFLRDLAYDLRRHEWEKLGQDFEIILDDFPQNTNQNARGPYSCSGDNACMKKCERDRRHRTQCWPKDWLPEDVPYIRVIGVNYDSNLSMWTPLCPIEGMKSTLSERSGEYVGKLVTAGIGIRPTVWVCHSMGGLLVKKMLVDEWKNGDKNNICKNTRGIIFYSTPHRGSRMAVLKQATQMLLWPSVEVQELREESPHLLQLHEEFLNMLKEFPIEIVSFSETKSTLVTALKVPFQFVTPNSADPGIGEFYEIAQDHLSICKPANRHSFLYQKLLSILKRHVTPNEETKVSLVMELLSLPSKLF; the protein is encoded by the exons ATGGGGTTACAAACTTGCAAAAAATATGTTTACTACTTGAAATCGACTGGAATTTGTATCGTTGTGATGGG aaGCTGTTGGTTTATGTACCAATTACGACAAGTGTCACAAATTTTACGGTCTACTGTACCTGTTAATGTCTTAAATTTAGAGCAAACGCACGCACAATACATTTACATTGACGATCCCCGGTATAAAG ATGTGTTTATGTTTcgacaaactgaaaatttaCAGTCATCTATACCAGTGCAATCGCCTTCTTTCAGTCATATAGTAATGAAATGGTGGAAATCATTAACTCGTAATGTAGCATATAAATTATTACACATAGCTCAACATGGAGACCAAATTGAACGATTGAAAGCGATAAATATGTTAAATTCATTACAATATTTAAAAG atTGGCATTATCGTCATATTGCACAAATGTTGGATGCCAGAACAGCAGTATGTTTGGCAAGAATGCCAAACGTTGACTCAAGATTTTTTTTAAAGCCACCATACTATTATATAGAACATaaattatat GATGTAGTAGAAAAAGTACATTATTTGCTTCTTCATTTGAATACACTATCAAAAAATACTCATCCATGCCTTAtttactttttaaataaaaaattcagaGACTCGCAACGT GATGGTTTGATATTCGAACACGATTTAACAAGCATAGGATTAGCTGCTTCTCCAGCTATAATATGGGATCAGGGTCTATTACAGAACTGTGTTCAAGCATTGTGCCACCACTCATGCCTCGAACAATATAGTAAAG ATATTGTGGAAGCAGGAGGACTTCCGATATTGATgatgttgaaaaaaatttttaacgacAACATTAACATGTGCATATTGCTTGCGAAGATCATTTCTAACATTTCTCTTCATTCAGAATATTTAGAACAGGTTTTCCAAGCCG GGTGGATTAGTACGTTGGTAGAATGGTCTTGTAATCCTGACGTACGATTGTCCGCACCTGCAAGTCGTGCATTGGCAAATTTAGATGTAGATGAAACAGAAAATGTTAAATATCCAAGGCGCATTTATCTCCTTCACCCtttacataaaacaaaaacaaatacaaaattaGATGTTGTTTTTCTCCATGGACTTCTCGGCGGTGTATTTATAACGTGGAGACAAAGAGATGAAGATATATATGTTCATGGGGTTGTAG ATCCTTATGTGGTGGATAAAGGAACCGATAACTCAATCAATCATCTATCAATCATCATAGGCGAACAATCACAAGAATTTTTAAGAGACTTAGCATACGATTTAAGAAGGCATGAATGGGAAAAACTAGGACAagattttgaaataattttagatGATTTTCCTCAAAATACTAATCAGAATGCGCGTGGACCATACTCCTGTAGCGG gGATAATGCGTGTATGAAAAAATGTGAACGCGATAGGAGGCATAGAACGCAATGTTGGCCTAAAGATTGGCTACCCGAAGATGTCCCATACATCAGAGTCATTGGAGTGAATTATGATTCAAATTTGTCAATGTGGACTCCTTTGTGCCCGATAGAAGGCATGAA GTCCACTTTGAGTGAGAGAAGCGGAGAATATGTTGGGAAACTTGTAACCGCAGGTATTGGAATACGACCAACTGTATGGGTCTGTCACTCAATGGGTGGTTTACTAGTAAAAAAGATGCTCGTTGATG AATGGAAAAATGgcgataaaaataatatatgtaaaaatactcgcggtataatattttatagtaCACCCCATCGAGGTTCTCGTATGGCAGTTTTAAAGCAAGCAACGCAGATGCTCTTGTGGCCATCGGTAGAAGTGCAAGAACTTCGTGAag AATCACCGCATTTGTTGCAATTGCATGAAGAATTCCTGAACATGTTGAAGGAATTTCCTATAGAAATCGTCAGTTTTAGTGAAACTAAATCTACACTTGTGACTGCACTAAAAGTTCCATTTCAATTCGTTACTCCTAATTCCGCAG ACCCTGGCATAGgtgaattttatgaaattgcTCAAGACCATTTATCCATATGTAAACCAGCTAACAG ACATTCCTTCTTGTATCAAAAACTTTTGAGCATTCTGAAACGTCACGTAACTCCCAACGAAGAAACAAAAGTTTCATTGGTTATGGAACTATTATCCTTGCCGAGCAAGTTATTTTAA
- the LOC143362636 gene encoding protein SERAC1 isoform X3, with the protein MGLQTCKKYVYYLKSTGICIVVMGSCWFMYQLRQVSQILRSTVPVNVLNLEQTHAQYIYIDDPRYKDVFMFRQTENLQSSIPVQSPSFSHIVMKWWKSLTRNVAYKLLHIAQHGDQIERLKAINMLNSLQYLKDWHYRHIAQMLDARTAVCLARMPNVDSRFFLKPPYYYIEHKLYDVVEKVHYLLLHLNTLSKNTHPCLIYFLNKKFRDSQRDGLIFEHDLTSIGLAASPAIIWDQGLLQNCVQALCHHSCLEQYSKDIVEAGGLPILMMLKKIFNDNINMCILLAKIISNISLHSEYLEQVFQAGWISTLVEWSCNPDVRLSAPASRALANLDVDETENVKYPRRIYLLHPLHKTKTNTKLDVVFLHGLLGGVFITWRQRDEDIYVHGVVDPYVVDKGTDNSINHLSIIIGEQSQEFLRDLAYDLRRHEWEKLGQDFEIILDDFPQNTNQNARGPYSCSGDNACMKKCERDRRHRTQCWPKDWLPEDVPYIRVIGVNYDSNLSMWTPLCPIEGMKSTLSERSGEYVGKLVTAGIGIRPTVWVCHSMGGLLVKKMLVDEWKNGDKNNICKNTRGIIFYSTPHRGSRMAVLKQATQMLLWPSVEVQELREDPGIGEFYEIAQDHLSICKPANRHSFLYQKLLSILKRHVTPNEETKVSLVMELLSLPSKLF; encoded by the exons ATGGGGTTACAAACTTGCAAAAAATATGTTTACTACTTGAAATCGACTGGAATTTGTATCGTTGTGATGGG aaGCTGTTGGTTTATGTACCAATTACGACAAGTGTCACAAATTTTACGGTCTACTGTACCTGTTAATGTCTTAAATTTAGAGCAAACGCACGCACAATACATTTACATTGACGATCCCCGGTATAAAG ATGTGTTTATGTTTcgacaaactgaaaatttaCAGTCATCTATACCAGTGCAATCGCCTTCTTTCAGTCATATAGTAATGAAATGGTGGAAATCATTAACTCGTAATGTAGCATATAAATTATTACACATAGCTCAACATGGAGACCAAATTGAACGATTGAAAGCGATAAATATGTTAAATTCATTACAATATTTAAAAG atTGGCATTATCGTCATATTGCACAAATGTTGGATGCCAGAACAGCAGTATGTTTGGCAAGAATGCCAAACGTTGACTCAAGATTTTTTTTAAAGCCACCATACTATTATATAGAACATaaattatat GATGTAGTAGAAAAAGTACATTATTTGCTTCTTCATTTGAATACACTATCAAAAAATACTCATCCATGCCTTAtttactttttaaataaaaaattcagaGACTCGCAACGT GATGGTTTGATATTCGAACACGATTTAACAAGCATAGGATTAGCTGCTTCTCCAGCTATAATATGGGATCAGGGTCTATTACAGAACTGTGTTCAAGCATTGTGCCACCACTCATGCCTCGAACAATATAGTAAAG ATATTGTGGAAGCAGGAGGACTTCCGATATTGATgatgttgaaaaaaatttttaacgacAACATTAACATGTGCATATTGCTTGCGAAGATCATTTCTAACATTTCTCTTCATTCAGAATATTTAGAACAGGTTTTCCAAGCCG GGTGGATTAGTACGTTGGTAGAATGGTCTTGTAATCCTGACGTACGATTGTCCGCACCTGCAAGTCGTGCATTGGCAAATTTAGATGTAGATGAAACAGAAAATGTTAAATATCCAAGGCGCATTTATCTCCTTCACCCtttacataaaacaaaaacaaatacaaaattaGATGTTGTTTTTCTCCATGGACTTCTCGGCGGTGTATTTATAACGTGGAGACAAAGAGATGAAGATATATATGTTCATGGGGTTGTAG ATCCTTATGTGGTGGATAAAGGAACCGATAACTCAATCAATCATCTATCAATCATCATAGGCGAACAATCACAAGAATTTTTAAGAGACTTAGCATACGATTTAAGAAGGCATGAATGGGAAAAACTAGGACAagattttgaaataattttagatGATTTTCCTCAAAATACTAATCAGAATGCGCGTGGACCATACTCCTGTAGCGG gGATAATGCGTGTATGAAAAAATGTGAACGCGATAGGAGGCATAGAACGCAATGTTGGCCTAAAGATTGGCTACCCGAAGATGTCCCATACATCAGAGTCATTGGAGTGAATTATGATTCAAATTTGTCAATGTGGACTCCTTTGTGCCCGATAGAAGGCATGAA GTCCACTTTGAGTGAGAGAAGCGGAGAATATGTTGGGAAACTTGTAACCGCAGGTATTGGAATACGACCAACTGTATGGGTCTGTCACTCAATGGGTGGTTTACTAGTAAAAAAGATGCTCGTTGATG AATGGAAAAATGgcgataaaaataatatatgtaaaaatactcgcggtataatattttatagtaCACCCCATCGAGGTTCTCGTATGGCAGTTTTAAAGCAAGCAACGCAGATGCTCTTGTGGCCATCGGTAGAAGTGCAAGAACTTCGTGAag ACCCTGGCATAGgtgaattttatgaaattgcTCAAGACCATTTATCCATATGTAAACCAGCTAACAG ACATTCCTTCTTGTATCAAAAACTTTTGAGCATTCTGAAACGTCACGTAACTCCCAACGAAGAAACAAAAGTTTCATTGGTTATGGAACTATTATCCTTGCCGAGCAAGTTATTTTAA